The proteins below come from a single Afipia felis ATCC 53690 genomic window:
- the polA gene encoding DNA polymerase I — protein sequence MSTMAKSSAKSAAPQARTPAGVKPPGKGDHVFLVDGSGYIFRAYHALPPLNRKSDGLQVNAVLGFCNMLWKLMRDMPPDNRPTHLAIVFDRSEVTFRNKIYPEYKAHRPPAPDDLIPQFALIREAVRAFDLPCLEQIGFEADDLIATYVRQACERGATATIVSSDKDLMQLVTDCVTMYDTMKDRRLGIPEVIEKFGVPPEKVVEVQALAGDSVDNVPGVPGIGIKTAAQLITEYGDLETLLQRAGEIKQPKRRESLIEHAEKARISRELVLLDNNVKLDVPLDELAVHEPDSRKLVAFLKAMEFSTLTRRVAEYAQIDPADILPDEHLKSPLAAAAHQDSPQTPSLGGEPDARAKGTAAMSGGATTAAASAHSPQALAETRTAQAATTKIDRSKYQTIRTLDELNRWITRAHDLGHVAIDIKATSIDPMQADICGIALALTPNEACYIPLGHKKSGGGEDLFASGLAEGQIEAAEAFEALRKLMESEAVLKSGFDIKFTSVMLAQHKITLRTVDDVQLMSYALDAGRGSHDIENLAERWLGHAAIKHGDVIGSGRNKLSLDQVTIERATEYGAETADITIRLWLLMKARLISERMNNVYESLERPLVGVLARMERRGIMIDRQVLSRLSGDFAQTASRLESEIREIAGEDINPGSPKQLGDVIFGKMGLPGGQKTKTGAWSTSASILEDLAEEGHVFPRKILDWRQVSKLKSTYTDALPNYLNPQTQRVHTTYALAATTTGRLSSNEPNLQNIPVRTEDGRKIRRAFIAEKGHKLVSADYSQIELRLLAEIADIPVLKKAFTDGLDIHAMTASEMFGVPVKDMPAEVRRRAKAINFGIIYGISAFGLANQLGIPREEAGAYIKKYFERFPGIRAYMDATRDFCREHGYVETLFGRKCHYPDIKASNASIRAFNERAAINARLQGTAADIIRRAMIRMEDALAEQKLAARMLLQVHDELVFEVPDGEVDKTLPVIREVMENAAFPAARLSVPLHVDARAAHNWDEAH from the coding sequence ATGAGCACCATGGCAAAGTCCTCCGCAAAATCCGCCGCTCCGCAGGCTCGCACGCCCGCTGGCGTGAAACCTCCCGGCAAGGGCGACCATGTCTTTTTGGTCGACGGCTCGGGCTACATCTTTCGCGCCTATCACGCGCTGCCGCCGCTGAACCGCAAGTCGGACGGCCTGCAGGTCAACGCCGTGCTCGGCTTCTGCAACATGCTGTGGAAGCTGATGCGCGATATGCCGCCGGACAACCGGCCGACGCACCTCGCCATCGTGTTCGACAGGTCCGAGGTCACATTCCGCAACAAGATCTATCCCGAATACAAGGCGCACCGCCCGCCTGCGCCTGACGATCTCATTCCGCAATTCGCGCTGATCCGCGAAGCCGTCCGCGCTTTCGACCTGCCTTGCCTCGAACAGATCGGCTTCGAGGCCGACGACCTGATCGCGACCTATGTGCGGCAGGCCTGCGAGCGCGGCGCCACTGCCACCATCGTCTCTTCCGACAAGGATCTGATGCAGCTCGTGACCGATTGCGTCACGATGTACGACACCATGAAGGATCGCCGCCTTGGCATCCCCGAGGTGATCGAGAAATTCGGTGTGCCGCCGGAGAAGGTCGTTGAGGTTCAGGCGCTGGCCGGCGATTCCGTCGACAACGTGCCGGGCGTGCCGGGCATCGGCATCAAGACCGCCGCACAGCTCATCACCGAATATGGCGATCTCGAAACACTCCTGCAGCGTGCAGGCGAAATCAAGCAGCCGAAACGGCGCGAGTCGCTGATCGAACACGCCGAGAAGGCACGCATCTCCCGAGAACTCGTGCTGCTCGACAACAACGTGAAGCTCGACGTGCCGCTCGACGAGCTTGCGGTGCATGAGCCGGATTCGCGCAAGCTGGTCGCTTTCCTCAAGGCGATGGAGTTTTCGACGCTGACGCGGCGCGTCGCCGAATACGCGCAAATCGATCCCGCCGATATCTTGCCGGACGAGCATCTAAAAAGTCCGCTTGCGGCAGCCGCCCACCAAGATTCGCCGCAGACGCCGTCGCTCGGCGGCGAGCCGGATGCGCGGGCGAAAGGCACGGCGGCAATGTCCGGCGGCGCCACCACCGCGGCGGCCTCCGCCCATTCACCGCAGGCCCTGGCTGAAACACGCACCGCGCAGGCCGCCACCACCAAAATCGACCGCAGCAAATATCAGACCATCCGCACGCTCGACGAGCTCAACCGCTGGATTACTCGCGCTCACGATCTCGGCCATGTCGCGATCGACATCAAGGCGACCTCGATCGATCCGATGCAGGCCGACATCTGCGGCATCGCCCTGGCGCTGACGCCGAACGAGGCCTGCTACATTCCGCTCGGCCACAAAAAGTCCGGCGGCGGCGAGGATCTTTTCGCCAGTGGACTTGCCGAAGGACAGATCGAGGCAGCGGAAGCGTTCGAGGCGCTTCGTAAGCTCATGGAATCCGAAGCCGTGCTGAAATCCGGCTTCGACATCAAGTTTACTTCTGTGATGCTGGCGCAGCACAAGATCACATTGCGCACGGTCGACGACGTGCAACTGATGTCCTACGCGCTCGATGCCGGGCGTGGCTCGCACGACATCGAGAATCTCGCGGAGCGCTGGCTTGGCCACGCAGCCATCAAGCATGGCGATGTGATCGGCAGCGGCCGCAACAAGCTGTCGCTCGATCAGGTGACCATCGAGCGGGCTACTGAGTACGGCGCGGAAACGGCCGACATCACCATCCGGCTGTGGCTTCTCATGAAGGCGCGGCTGATTTCCGAGCGCATGAACAACGTCTATGAATCGCTGGAGCGGCCGCTGGTCGGCGTGCTGGCGCGGATGGAACGGCGCGGCATCATGATCGACCGTCAGGTGCTGTCGCGCCTGTCCGGCGATTTCGCTCAAACCGCATCGCGGCTGGAAAGCGAAATCCGCGAGATCGCGGGCGAGGACATCAACCCCGGCAGTCCGAAGCAGCTTGGCGACGTAATCTTCGGCAAGATGGGCCTGCCCGGCGGGCAAAAAACCAAGACCGGCGCATGGTCAACCTCCGCCTCGATCCTCGAAGACCTCGCGGAGGAAGGCCATGTCTTTCCGCGTAAGATCCTCGACTGGCGGCAGGTGTCGAAGCTGAAATCGACCTACACCGATGCGCTGCCGAATTATCTCAATCCGCAGACGCAACGTGTTCACACCACCTATGCGCTCGCGGCGACCACGACGGGGCGGCTGTCGTCGAACGAGCCGAATCTGCAGAACATTCCGGTGCGCACCGAGGATGGCCGAAAGATCCGTCGCGCCTTCATTGCCGAGAAGGGCCACAAGCTCGTCTCGGCTGACTATTCGCAGATCGAACTGCGGCTGCTCGCGGAGATCGCTGACATTCCAGTGCTGAAGAAGGCCTTCACCGACGGACTCGACATTCACGCGATGACCGCGTCCGAGATGTTCGGCGTGCCGGTGAAGGACATGCCCGCCGAAGTGCGCCGCCGCGCCAAGGCGATCAATTTCGGCATCATCTACGGCATCTCGGCCTTCGGCCTCGCCAACCAGCTCGGCATTCCGCGAGAAGAGGCAGGCGCCTATATCAAAAAATACTTTGAGCGCTTTCCGGGCATCCGCGCCTATATGGATGCGACGCGCGATTTCTGCCGCGAGCACGGCTATGTCGAAACGCTGTTCGGGCGCAAGTGCCACTACCCGGACATCAAGGCCTCGAACGCCTCGATTCGCGCCTTCAACGAACGCGCCGCGATCAACGCGCGCCTGCAGGGCACCGCCGCCGATATCATTCGCCGCGCCATGATCCGGATGGAGGATGCACTGGCGGAGCAAAAGCTCGCCGCGCGCATGCTGCTTCAGGTGCACGACGAACTGGTGTTCGAGGTCCCGGACGGCGAGGTGGACAAAACCCTTCCCGTCATCCGCGAGGTGATGGAGAACGCAGCATTCCCGGCCGCCAGGCTGTCGGTACCGCTGCATGTCGATGCCCGCGCCGCCCATAACTGGGACGAGGCGCACTAG
- the pyrE gene encoding orotate phosphoribosyltransferase, producing MSTSSRARLADIIRTRSFGRGEITLASGRKSDFYFNLKPTMLDPEGAALLAELSYEALKDEKIDYIGGLEMGAVPLAGAIAQLSWMKGNPIAAFFVRKKPKEHGARLAVEGLARNESLKGKRIVIVEDVTTTGGSAIKAIEAVKDAGGDVVMVLTMVDRNEGAEDNFREAGLTLRTLFKADEFLKG from the coding sequence GTGTCCACCTCTTCCCGCGCCCGCCTGGCCGACATCATCCGCACCCGCTCATTCGGGCGCGGCGAAATCACCCTCGCCTCCGGGCGCAAGAGCGATTTCTACTTCAACCTCAAGCCGACCATGCTCGATCCGGAAGGCGCGGCGTTGCTGGCGGAGTTGTCCTACGAGGCCCTCAAGGACGAGAAGATCGATTACATCGGCGGACTCGAGATGGGAGCGGTACCGCTCGCGGGCGCCATCGCCCAGCTCTCATGGATGAAGGGCAATCCCATCGCGGCCTTCTTCGTCCGCAAGAAGCCGAAGGAACACGGCGCACGGCTCGCGGTCGAAGGGCTCGCCAGGAATGAAAGCCTCAAGGGCAAGCGCATCGTCATCGTCGAGGATGTCACCACCACCGGCGGCTCGGCGATCAAGGCCATCGAAGCGGTGAAGGATGCCGGCGGCGATGTCGTGATGGTGCTCACCATGGTCGACCGAAATGAAGGCGCCGAAGACAATTTCCGTGAAGCCGGTCTCACGCTGCGCACGCTGTTCAAGGCCGACGAATTCCTGAAAGGTTGA
- a CDS encoding LysE family translocator has protein sequence MLSSSLAAFALTALVVEMTPGPNMAYLAALSLSQGIRAGLAAVIGVALGLSVYGVAAALGLSAIIDRSPLLYEVLRWGGVAYLLWLAWEAWASEAETSPQHADDPNARPWIAFRRGLITNLLNPKAAVFYVAVLPDFVRIDAGSVASQTLMLSAIYVGIATAIHLVIVCLAGRLQGVIATPDKRRTIRRILALLLAAIAIWFAFSTARS, from the coding sequence ATGCTTTCCAGTTCGCTCGCTGCGTTTGCCCTGACCGCGCTCGTCGTCGAGATGACGCCGGGGCCGAACATGGCCTATCTCGCAGCGCTATCGCTGTCGCAAGGTATTCGCGCAGGACTTGCTGCCGTGATTGGTGTCGCGCTCGGCTTGTCGGTCTATGGCGTCGCGGCGGCACTCGGCCTCAGCGCCATCATCGACAGGTCGCCGCTGCTCTACGAGGTGCTGCGCTGGGGCGGTGTCGCCTATCTGTTGTGGCTGGCCTGGGAAGCGTGGGCGAGCGAGGCCGAGACTTCGCCCCAACACGCGGACGATCCCAATGCCCGGCCGTGGATCGCCTTCCGCCGCGGCCTCATCACCAATCTGCTCAACCCCAAGGCTGCGGTGTTCTATGTCGCGGTGCTGCCGGACTTCGTCCGGATCGACGCGGGATCAGTCGCGTCTCAGACCCTGATGCTGTCGGCAATCTATGTTGGCATCGCCACGGCCATTCATCTCGTGATCGTGTGTCTCGCCGGACGCCTGCAGGGTGTGATCGCAACGCCGGACAAACGCAGGACCATTCGTCGCATCCTCGCGCTGCTGCTGGCGGCCATTGCAATCTGGTTTGCCTTCAGCACAGCCCGTTCATAA
- a CDS encoding UDP-glucose dehydrogenase family protein produces the protein MRITMIGTGYVGLVSGACFADFGHRVTCVDTDAAKIAALHRGEMPIFEPGLDQLVEASVKAGRLDFQTDLAGPVGEADAVFIAVGTPSRRGDGHADLSYVYAAAREIAGALKGFTVVVTKSTVPVGTGDEVERIIRETNPNADVAVASNPEFLREGAAIRDFKHPDRIVVGAEDERARKAMGEVYRPLYLNQAPIMYTARRTAELIKYAANAFLATKITFINEIADLSEKVGADVQEVARGIGLDNRIGSKFLNAGPGFGGSCFPKDTRALVKTALDHDVPLRIVEAVLAVNDNRKRAMARKVAAAVGGSLRGKTVAVLGLTFKPETDDMREAPSIPLVTGLLDLGARVRAYDPIGMELAKHELPDIGYATDPYDCAKGADALVIVTEWVQFRALDLVRLKQEMARPVIVDLRNIYRRDEMKELGFIYESVGRGP, from the coding sequence ATGCGGATAACGATGATCGGGACTGGCTATGTCGGACTTGTTTCCGGGGCCTGTTTCGCAGATTTCGGCCATCGCGTGACCTGCGTTGACACTGACGCCGCCAAGATCGCGGCACTTCATCGCGGCGAGATGCCGATCTTCGAACCCGGCCTCGATCAACTTGTCGAAGCTTCCGTGAAAGCGGGCCGCCTCGATTTCCAGACCGATCTTGCAGGCCCCGTCGGCGAGGCGGATGCAGTCTTCATCGCGGTCGGGACGCCCTCGCGGCGCGGCGACGGGCACGCCGATCTCAGCTACGTCTACGCGGCGGCGCGCGAGATCGCGGGCGCGTTGAAGGGTTTCACTGTTGTTGTCACCAAGTCGACGGTGCCTGTGGGCACCGGCGACGAGGTCGAGCGCATTATCCGCGAAACCAATCCGAACGCGGACGTAGCGGTTGCCTCGAACCCGGAATTTCTGCGCGAAGGCGCGGCGATCCGCGACTTCAAGCATCCCGACCGCATTGTGGTCGGCGCGGAAGACGAACGTGCGCGCAAGGCGATGGGTGAGGTCTACCGGCCGCTCTACCTCAACCAGGCGCCGATCATGTACACGGCGCGGCGCACGGCCGAGCTCATCAAGTACGCGGCAAATGCGTTTCTCGCGACCAAGATCACCTTCATCAATGAGATCGCGGACCTATCGGAGAAGGTTGGTGCCGACGTGCAGGAAGTCGCGCGCGGTATCGGTCTCGACAACCGCATCGGCTCGAAGTTTCTCAACGCCGGGCCGGGCTTCGGTGGCTCCTGTTTCCCGAAGGACACCCGCGCGCTGGTGAAGACCGCGCTCGATCATGACGTGCCGCTGCGTATCGTCGAGGCCGTGCTCGCGGTGAACGACAACCGCAAGCGCGCGATGGCGCGCAAGGTCGCCGCCGCAGTGGGCGGCAGCCTGCGTGGCAAGACCGTGGCGGTACTCGGCCTCACCTTCAAGCCGGAGACCGACGACATGCGCGAGGCGCCGTCGATCCCGCTGGTGACGGGCCTGCTTGATCTCGGCGCGCGCGTCCGCGCCTATGATCCGATCGGCATGGAGCTCGCGAAGCACGAACTGCCGGACATCGGCTACGCCACGGATCCTTACGATTGCGCCAAGGGCGCCGACGCACTGGTGATCGTCACCGAATGGGTGCAATTCCGCGCGCTCGATCTGGTGCGCTTGAAGCAGGAGATGGCGCGGCCGGTGATCGTCGACCTGCGCAACATCTACCGTCGCGACGAGATGAAAGAGCTCGGCTTCATCTATGAGAGCGTGGGGCGGGGGCCGTAA
- a CDS encoding acyltransferase family protein translates to MVAKNETAATPRLSAERVDWVDYAKGICIVMVVMMHSTLGVEAAAGETGFMHLVVAFAKPFRMPDFFLISGLFLPLVINRDWRTYLDRKVVHFFYFYLLWTAIQFGFKAPHFAAEGGGWSHVGLMYLETFIDPFGTLWFIYLLPVFFIVTKATLRVPAWAIWITAALLESSHLNTGWTTIDEFASRFVYFYSGYLFSKHVFTLAETVRRNPGFALAGLGAWALMNATLVYVGMSEWPAISLALGIAGACAVITIATLLARMKWIDAIRYCGEHSIVIYLAFFLPMASTRTLLLKTHLVTDTGWISLIVTTVGVIGSLLIWWALRDTRLGFLFKRPAMFWIAPPKQRAALQPAE, encoded by the coding sequence ATGGTGGCTAAAAACGAGACAGCCGCGACACCTCGTTTGAGCGCAGAGCGCGTCGACTGGGTCGATTACGCCAAGGGCATCTGCATCGTCATGGTGGTGATGATGCACTCGACGCTCGGCGTAGAGGCCGCGGCGGGCGAGACCGGTTTCATGCATCTGGTCGTAGCTTTCGCGAAACCCTTTCGCATGCCGGATTTCTTCCTGATCTCGGGCCTGTTCCTTCCGCTCGTCATCAATCGCGACTGGCGCACCTACCTCGACCGCAAGGTGGTGCACTTCTTCTATTTCTATCTGCTCTGGACCGCGATCCAGTTCGGCTTCAAGGCGCCGCATTTCGCAGCCGAAGGCGGAGGCTGGTCGCATGTCGGCCTGATGTATCTGGAGACGTTCATCGATCCGTTCGGCACGCTGTGGTTCATCTATCTGCTGCCGGTGTTCTTCATCGTCACCAAGGCGACGCTGCGCGTCCCGGCGTGGGCGATCTGGATCACCGCCGCATTGCTGGAATCCTCGCACCTCAATACCGGCTGGACCACGATCGATGAATTCGCATCGCGCTTCGTCTATTTCTATTCGGGCTATTTGTTCTCGAAACACGTGTTCACACTGGCGGAAACCGTGCGGCGCAATCCGGGATTCGCGCTCGCGGGCCTCGGCGCATGGGCGTTGATGAACGCCACGCTGGTCTATGTCGGCATGAGCGAATGGCCGGCGATCTCGCTGGCGCTCGGCATCGCGGGCGCATGCGCCGTCATCACCATCGCCACGCTGCTCGCCCGCATGAAATGGATCGACGCAATCCGCTACTGCGGCGAGCATTCGATCGTGATCTACCTAGCTTTCTTCCTGCCGATGGCCTCGACCCGTACGCTGCTGCTGAAAACCCATCTCGTCACCGACACAGGATGGATCTCGCTGATCGTCACCACTGTCGGGGTAATCGGCTCGCTGCTGATCTGGTGGGCGCTGCGCGATACCCGCCTCGGCTTCCTGTTCAAGCGGCCGGCGATGTTCTGGATCGCGCCGCCGAAACAGCGAGCTGCGCTCCAGCCAGCGGAATAG
- the hrpB gene encoding ATP-dependent helicase HrpB, whose amino-acid sequence MIFTTPLPIDAVLADLAATLARDNTAVLVAPPGAGKTTRVPLALLDAPWIGEGKIIVLEPRRIAARAAAERMAHTLGEKVGERVGYRVRFGSKISRRTKIEVVTEGIFTRQILDDPELKGVAAVLFDEFHERSLDADLGLALARDAQSGLREDLRILVMSATLDGARVANLLGDAPVVESEGRAFPVETRYLGRKVDAPVERQMADAIASALRADSGSVLAFLPGAAEIRRTQTFLAERVSDPNIEIVPLFGALDAAVQDRAIAPAPKGMRKVVLATSIAETSLTIEGVRIVVDSGLARVPRYEPDIALTRLETVRASRAAVDQRRGRAGRTEPGVCYRLWDEPQTASFEAFTRPEILSADLSPLVLDLAHWGVSDPATLAFLDPPPPVALKEAAALLRELDALDADGRITAEGKALRALALPPRLARMIVDASRMGAAEEAAQIAAILTERGLGGDSVDLDVRLENFARDRSPRGQSARQLAQRWVAQVKERAAKIDGAADNGLSTGAILALAFPDRVARNRGKASFTLANGRGASVDPASALAKASYIAVAELTGTAASGRILLAAPITQGEIESRFADHIIVEDETSFDKSAMALRARRRKRLHAITLSEQNLPVMPSAQTAQVLADGLAAAGLDRLPWSKPLKQWRDRVMFLRATAPDAWPDLSDAALAASRAEWLVPALMDKTSLSDFSAGDLSDAVMALLPWDKRAQLEREAPTHFTAPTGTSLPIDYEAEQGPTIAVRLQELFGLNVHPAIANGRLPLVVELLSPAHRPVQVTRDLPGFWRGSYAAVRADLRGRYPRHPWPEDPAVAEPTRRVKPRGT is encoded by the coding sequence ATGATCTTCACCACGCCTCTTCCCATCGATGCTGTTCTCGCGGACCTCGCGGCGACGCTCGCGCGCGACAACACCGCCGTGCTGGTCGCGCCGCCCGGTGCAGGCAAGACCACGCGCGTGCCTTTGGCGCTGCTCGATGCGCCGTGGATCGGCGAGGGCAAGATCATCGTGCTGGAGCCGCGCCGGATCGCAGCGCGCGCCGCCGCTGAGCGGATGGCGCACACGCTGGGCGAAAAGGTCGGCGAGCGCGTCGGCTATCGGGTTCGCTTCGGCTCGAAGATTTCGCGCAGGACCAAGATCGAAGTGGTGACCGAAGGCATCTTCACCCGCCAGATTCTCGACGATCCTGAACTGAAAGGCGTCGCGGCCGTCCTGTTCGACGAATTCCACGAGCGCTCGCTCGATGCCGATCTCGGCCTTGCGCTTGCGCGCGATGCGCAGAGTGGCCTGCGCGAGGATCTGCGCATTCTGGTGATGTCGGCGACGCTCGACGGCGCGCGGGTGGCGAATCTGCTTGGCGATGCACCGGTGGTGGAAAGCGAGGGACGTGCTTTTCCGGTCGAAACGCGTTATCTCGGCCGCAAGGTCGATGCGCCTGTCGAGCGGCAGATGGCGGATGCGATTGCATCCGCATTGCGCGCGGATTCCGGTTCGGTGCTGGCGTTTCTGCCGGGCGCTGCTGAAATCCGCCGCACGCAGACTTTTCTGGCCGAGCGCGTCAGCGATCCGAATATCGAGATTGTGCCGCTGTTCGGCGCGCTCGACGCGGCCGTGCAAGATCGCGCCATCGCGCCTGCGCCCAAGGGCATGCGCAAGGTGGTGCTCGCGACATCCATTGCGGAAACCTCGCTCACCATCGAAGGCGTGCGGATCGTGGTCGATTCCGGCCTCGCGCGTGTGCCGCGCTACGAGCCGGACATCGCCCTGACGCGGCTGGAGACCGTGCGTGCCTCGCGTGCCGCAGTCGATCAGCGCCGCGGCCGTGCCGGACGCACCGAGCCGGGTGTCTGTTACCGGCTATGGGATGAGCCGCAGACGGCGTCGTTCGAGGCGTTCACGCGGCCGGAAATTTTGTCCGCCGATCTGTCGCCGCTGGTGCTCGATCTCGCGCATTGGGGCGTAAGCGATCCGGCGACGTTGGCGTTTCTCGATCCCCCGCCGCCGGTCGCGCTTAAGGAGGCGGCCGCATTGTTGCGCGAACTCGATGCGCTCGATGCCGATGGGCGCATTACAGCGGAAGGCAAGGCGCTACGTGCGTTGGCACTGCCGCCGCGGCTTGCGCGCATGATCGTCGATGCCAGTCGAATGGGTGCGGCCGAAGAGGCCGCGCAGATCGCCGCGATCCTCACCGAGCGCGGGCTTGGTGGCGACAGCGTCGATCTTGATGTGCGGCTGGAAAATTTTGCCCGTGACCGCTCGCCGCGTGGACAAAGCGCGCGGCAACTCGCGCAGCGATGGGTCGCGCAGGTGAAAGAGCGCGCCGCGAAAATCGACGGTGCTGCGGATAACGGGCTCTCGACCGGCGCGATCCTTGCGCTTGCCTTCCCCGATCGCGTCGCGCGCAATCGCGGCAAGGCAAGTTTCACGCTGGCGAACGGACGCGGTGCGTCGGTTGATCCCGCCTCGGCGCTGGCGAAGGCGTCCTATATTGCGGTCGCGGAATTGACAGGCACCGCCGCCAGCGGGCGCATCCTGCTCGCCGCGCCAATCACGCAAGGCGAGATCGAGTCGCGCTTTGCGGATCATATTATTGTCGAAGACGAAACGAGCTTCGACAAATCCGCGATGGCGCTGCGCGCACGCCGGCGCAAGCGGTTGCACGCGATCACGCTGTCGGAGCAGAATTTGCCCGTGATGCCATCGGCGCAGACCGCGCAAGTCCTTGCCGATGGTCTCGCCGCAGCAGGTCTCGACCGCCTGCCATGGTCGAAGCCGCTGAAGCAATGGCGCGACCGCGTCATGTTCCTGCGCGCGACCGCGCCCGATGCGTGGCCCGATCTGTCCGATGCCGCGCTCGCGGCAAGCCGCGCCGAATGGCTCGTGCCTGCATTGATGGACAAGACCTCGCTGTCCGATTTCTCCGCGGGCGATCTGTCGGACGCGGTGATGGCGCTGCTGCCGTGGGACAAGCGCGCGCAGCTCGAGCGCGAGGCCCCGACCCATTTCACCGCGCCGACCGGCACGTCGCTGCCGATCGACTATGAAGCGGAGCAGGGCCCCACCATTGCCGTCCGGCTGCAGGAATTGTTCGGCTTGAATGTCCACCCTGCGATCGCGAATGGAAGGCTGCCGCTGGTGGTGGAGTTGTTGTCGCCCGCGCATCGGCCGGTACAAGTGACGCGCGACCTGCCAGGTTTCTGGCGCGGCTCCTACGCGGCCGTGCGTGCCGATCTGCGCGGGCGCTATCCACGCCATCCCTGGCCGGAGGACCCGGCTGTGGCGGAACCGACGCGCCGGGTGAAGCCGCGTGGAACCTGA
- a CDS encoding sodium:proton antiporter has protein sequence MIGFLAAIPAPAFAAEGLNGAHLPLWQALPFVGILLSIATGPVLYPHLWEHHYGKFAAVWSALIIIAMLTSADMAAVGGALAHTAFLEYMPFILLLLALFTVAGGIYLEGNLHDSVFTNTVLLGVGAALASVVGTTGAAMILIRPLIRANDDRRYNAHVVVFFIFLVANIGGALSPLGDPPLFIGFLKGVDFFWTTQHLWLETLTTAGIVLTIFCVLDLYFHHRDGRFSRIKDPTPDAPLKLHGKANLLLLAIIIAAILMSAQWKPGIAFHVAGVDLQLQDLLRDLVFLLVAIVSVRITAKSVRAANGFSWGPIKEVAILFAGIFICIIPVMAMLQAGANGPFANLLKLVSHPDGSGNPAAYFWLTGALSSFLDNAPTYLVFFQLAGGDPQVLMTTQAALLAAISSGAVFMGANTYIGNAPNFMVYAIARENGVKMPSFFGYMAWSSLVLLPTFLLVTWIFF, from the coding sequence ATGATTGGTTTTCTTGCCGCCATCCCGGCGCCAGCCTTCGCCGCCGAAGGTCTTAATGGCGCGCATCTGCCGCTATGGCAGGCACTGCCGTTTGTCGGCATCCTGCTGTCCATCGCTACCGGACCGGTGCTCTATCCCCATCTCTGGGAACATCATTACGGCAAATTCGCCGCGGTCTGGTCGGCGCTGATTATCATCGCGATGCTGACCAGCGCTGACATGGCGGCGGTCGGCGGTGCGCTCGCGCACACGGCGTTCCTCGAATACATGCCGTTCATTCTGCTGCTGCTGGCGCTGTTCACGGTCGCGGGCGGCATCTATCTCGAAGGTAATCTGCACGACAGCGTTTTCACCAACACCGTACTGCTCGGCGTAGGCGCCGCTCTCGCTAGCGTCGTCGGCACCACGGGTGCCGCGATGATCCTGATCCGCCCGCTCATCCGTGCCAACGACGACCGCCGCTACAACGCCCACGTCGTGGTGTTCTTTATTTTCCTCGTCGCCAATATCGGCGGCGCGCTGTCGCCGCTCGGTGATCCACCGCTGTTCATCGGCTTCCTCAAGGGCGTCGATTTCTTCTGGACCACCCAACATCTGTGGCTGGAAACGCTGACCACGGCCGGCATCGTGCTCACGATCTTCTGCGTGCTCGATCTTTATTTCCACCACCGTGATGGGCGCTTCTCGCGCATCAAGGACCCGACGCCGGACGCCCCGCTCAAGCTCCACGGCAAAGCCAATCTTCTGCTTCTCGCCATCATCATCGCCGCGATCCTGATGAGCGCACAGTGGAAGCCGGGCATCGCCTTCCATGTCGCCGGCGTCGATCTGCAATTGCAGGACCTGCTGCGCGACCTGGTCTTCCTGCTCGTCGCGATCGTCTCCGTCCGTATCACGGCGAAGAGCGTCCGTGCCGCCAACGGGTTCTCGTGGGGGCCCATCAAGGAAGTCGCGATCCTGTTCGCAGGCATCTTCATTTGCATCATTCCGGTGATGGCGATGCTGCAGGCGGGTGCTAATGGCCCGTTCGCGAATTTGCTCAAGCTGGTGAGCCACCCCGACGGCTCCGGCAATCCGGCGGCCTATTTCTGGCTGACAGGCGCGCTGTCGTCCTTCCTCGACAATGCACCGACCTATCTGGTGTTCTTCCAGCTCGCAGGCGGCGATCCGCAAGTTCTGATGACAACGCAAGCGGCGCTGCTTGCGGCGATTTCCTCCGGCGCGGTCTTTATGGGCGCCAACACCTATATCGGGAACGCGCCGAACTTCATGGTCTACGCTATTGCGCGCGAGAACGGTGTGAAGATGCCGAGCTTCTTCGGCTACATGGCCTGGTCGTCGCTGGTGCTGCTGCCGACGTTCCTGCTTGTCACATGGATCTTCTTCTAG